A genomic region of Miscanthus floridulus cultivar M001 chromosome 3, ASM1932011v1, whole genome shotgun sequence contains the following coding sequences:
- the LOC136547449 gene encoding small ribosomal subunit protein eS21-like, with product MQNEEGKMVDLYVPRKCSATNRIITAKDHASVQINTGHLDQNGLYDDNFTTFALSGFVRAQGDADSSLDRLWQKKKGLTSSSR from the exons ATGCAGAACGAGGAGGGTAAGATGGTGGACCTCTATGTCCCTAGGAAGTG CTCTGCCACAAACAGGATCATCACTGCCAAGGACCATGCCTCAGTCCAGATCAATACTGGGCACTTGGATCAGAATGGGTTATATGATGACAACTTCACCACATTTGCTCTCTCTGGATTCGTCCGCGCTCAG GGTGATGCGGACAGTTCTTTGGATAGGCTGTGGCAGAAAAAAAAAGGGCTGACATCAAGCAGTAGATGA